The DNA segment CAGGGGGCACACACTCACCACACAGTGTAAGTGGTGGTGTGCACATGCTTTATTAACGTGCATCACAGACAGTCCTTTAACATTCACAGAGGTAACTGGTCATTATTCAGAGTGCCGACAATGCTTCAAGCATCAAGCTGAATGAAGGAGAATTGCATTACTCCAACACTCCAGAAGATGACAGCATTGTGCAAGAGACAGAAAGGAGTCAATATCTGAGATGAAACAACAGAGCACAGCCTGGAAACAGAGCACAGTGTATAAACACAGCAGACGAGACTTCAGGCTCAGTGAGGAATTATTCCCGGTTCACTGTCCAAATACAAGATGATAAAACCAAACTGGAGCGGAGCGGGGCTACTGTACCGGGGGTCCTGGTGACACACCGCTCCCGATGACCTCACTCCTTCAGCACCCTCCATTGGGGGGCCAGTCTTCTCAGTCCATTTCTCAAAGCTAGCGAGAGTCTCCTGCAAACAGGGAGGGGCACACAAATCAGATCAGTATCACAGACCTGTGTGAGCAGTGCTGTGCTAGTTTCACCACTGGAGTCACAAGGTCCCGAGCTTTGGTAAAAGCGACTCGATGATGTAAGGCAGCTGCACAGTGCTGGACTCACCGAACAGTCTTCAGGCAGGGTCTGCACGCAGCCCGAATTGTCGTTCTGGACACAGCAGCCCgatcccctctccctctccttcgcCTTCTCGATGAGCGCAGCGATCTGCTCATCACGCCGGATACACGGGGAGAACTTAGCACCCAGGTGGATCAGCGAGTcctgggaaacacacacacaacacaacacaacacagacagacacaacacagatacacacacacacacacacaacacagacacaggagagagaAATGAGGGAAGGACATTGAACTCATGGCAGTATTCAATCCATACTCATCGGAACGCAATGATATGAATCAGAAACACTCACTGAACTGGGTCCTATCCAGAAGTTCTCCTGCTGTATGTATTTCACACTTTCGTACACCCCTTTGTTTCGGAGGACCTGAGGAACGATAAAGAAACACGTCAGACGCAGAACAACGACGGGGGCCTGGAGTGAATACTGATGCCAACATCTAGCCGGGACACTCCGGAGATCCATACCGGTCCAGCCGGGACACTCCGGAGATCCATACCGGTCCAGCCGGGACACTCCGGAGATCCACACCGGTCTAGCCGGGACACTCCGGAGATCCACACCGGTCTAGCCGGGACACTCCGGAGATCCACACCGGTCCAGCCGGGACACTCCGGAGATCCACACCGGTCTAGCCGGGACACTCCGGAGATCCACACCGGTCTAGCCGGGACACTCCGGAGATCCATACCGGTCCAGCCGGGACACTCCGGAGATCCACACCGGTCTAGCCGGGACACTCCGGAGATCCATACCGGTCCAGCCGGGACACTCCGGAGATCCATACCGGTCCAGTCGGGACACTCCGGAGATCCATACCGGTCTAGCCGGGACACTCCGGAGATCCACACCGGTCTAGCCGGGACACTCCGGAGATCCACACCGGTCCAGCCGGGACACTCCGGAGATCCATACCGGTCCAGCCGGGACACTCCGGAGATCCATACCGGTCTAGTCGGGACACTCACCAGATCAGAGGACACATGCTGCGCGAATCCCACAGGGGCGATGCCGTAGGTGCCGATGGCCAGCAGAGTGACGAGGATGTGAACGAACGTGATCCAGTAGGTGAAGTAGGGCCTGGAAGTAGGGGAGCCATggagaaaatacatattttatatggGAGCCTGGTACTGATGTGACACAAAGTTTCTTTGTATCCTATGGAACTGGGGACCCACTCTGAGCTCTAAACTGGGGAAGGATATCAGCTTGTGTCATACAGCACCCTGGGCCATATTCCATATGCACTCCACCTATTAGAAATACCTTTTAAAAACTGCTGTCAATATCACAGTTAAGTAAATATCTTTATTGGTCTTGTTTTAGTGTTGCAGGAGACAGCAGTGTACCTGCAGGGCTATCGattatccagggatggaaataagtcccctgttgcttagcagtttcacctattctaCATTTTTTATGGATTAGCTccagtaacaagctcaggggcgtgtcttactaaactcctagtaaaaccaggaatggatcagactgctatgcaatgggattgGTATTGCCACCCTGGTTACCTGTGGCTGTTGAAGTCCTCCAGCTGTTTCTGCACGGTGCTGCTCAGGCTGCGACGGTACGTGCGGTTCATCCACTTCCCCACCACCCCCAGCCCGTACTGACGCCTCTTCTTGTCGAAGGCAAAGTGCTTCACCTGTAAGGAAAGAGTTCATGAAAAGAAAGTGCAAAACTAGGATTGAGACGCAGCTGTGATGCTGCTATGTGGGCAGCATGTGTGGCCATCAGGCAAAGAAGGTTTCATTACCAGGGAAAGGGGTTATAAAATGAAGAGACCTGACCTGACCTGCTGCAAGAAAGGTGGTCTGGTCAAAACGCtgctgacacacagacagaagccAGCGACTTGGGGTGCAGAGactgtataaaacagcagcaCTTGGAGACGCTTTCAAGAAGCAGACCTGAGTCCTCTCCCAACGACTGACCATGCCGCGCCTGTGCTTCTTCCAGAGGATTAGGTCATTGGTCACCGTTTCATTTCTCTTTATAATTAGGGCTACATTATTATGTCTAAATGTTTAAGCACTATGTGTGTATCTTTTGAATATTGGAATCGATAAAAGGAAACGTGTTCAATTCTTCTTAGATCCTTGTCGTGTGCACTGCTTCACACAGAGAAATACCAAATGAATAATCCTGTAGTTTCCTTCCATACCTGCGAGGCGATGCGCCGGCCCCTGCGAGGGGGGGATCCTCCCACAGCGGGGGTCTTCGACGCGTCCTTActgcagagagacagggagactccttcacacacacacccaaaataaaacattaacccTTACTGcagagaggagacagggagaccccttcacacacagcacccaaaATAAAACACTAACCCTTACtgcagagaggagacagagagaccccttcacacacagcacccaaaATAAAACACTAACCCTTACTGCAGAGAGGAGACAAGGAGAGCCcttcacacacccacacacagcacCCAAAATAAAACACGAAACCACGGTAGTCAAGCGCCCTTTACTCATGAGGCAACGCTTTATTTGAATTGGACACCTTCGTAGAGCCTATATAGAGCCGGCACTGTGTAGCTAACACAGTATCATTGATGTGTCCCTCTCTGTGACTCTCTCACTCACAGGCTGGGCTGCAGGCTCTCCCCTGGCTGCATGTCTCCTCCGAAGGGCGCTGGGTGAGGGGGGACGTAGCTGGCTGAGAGCGGGGGGGATTCGAACACATCGTCTGCCATCGAGCACATCTCCTCATGCATGTCCATCTGCAGAGAGGAAGCAGCGGCCATACAGAGTCAGagatcaaacagaaaacacaacaatCAAGGGACAGACACCTGCCGTATCTCAAGAGCCTGCTGGCTGCCTTTGAAGCACAGGGATGACTTACTTATTATGAGATGATTATTACTGTACTGCTCATTTACTTATAGAATGTGGTTTCAGAGCTGTATAAAAAAAGTTTCGTGCAAGCGCATGGCTCTCTGCAGTGATGAAATGAACTGGCTTTGAATGGCACCCCGTTATCACACTGAAAGATCCTAACTGGTGATGCAGAACAGACTTCTCGTCTACGGAAGGGAAGGAGGAGAGCTGCTCTTGCCTTACTAAAAAAGGAGGAGTCAAAGGTGTCTGCTGCGTCCACGCCGTCCTCCTCCAGCCAGCTGGGCCGAGCGAAGCTGCGTCGGGGGAGGCTCCTCTTGGGCAGCGAGCTGGACAGCACGGGGCgcccctgcaaacacacacacaagcaaacagGGACATTGGAGTGGGCTGGTGTCAGAGCACGGGGTTGCGGCACAATGGAAAAGTGGAGGCCTGGCTCCGTCACCGAGTGTTACAACGGCAGCGTCACCTTGAAGATGGAGGCGGCGGCGCGGAAGCTCATTTGCGCCACGGACTCCCTCTTCCTGGCCGGCAGGCGGGCGTAGCCGGAGCGCACGCTGGTGAAGGAGCTGAGCGACGTCACGCCCGGGGTCTGAGGAGGGTGGGTGTGGTGGGGGGTCCGCGGCTGATCCGTTTCATCAGGGTACCGGAACGCACGCCCGCGAGCCAGAGGGTCGACAATctggggagggggagagaagaaACTGAATGATCACCTGCAGCTGATTCCACGGCCCACAACGCAAACCCCGCTAAAGACTTAATAAAGAGATGAGGCAAGACAAAGGGGTTTTaaagttgtgtttgtgtgcaggaggagggaggaggaggttaCCTTTGGCAGCTTGCAGGGTGCAGGGGACTCCTGCCCGTCCTGGCTGGGTAGCTCCAGGTCCCTGTACTGTGCTTTGAGTTTCCCATAGCGCTGGCTGCAGTGCCGCACACTCTTGCGCTGCCACTCCTGCTGCTTGCTCTCGCAGTCGCTGCCCACTCCGAACCACTGCGCAGTGCCCCTGTGTGGCAGGAGGACTGACAGTCAGCACTCAGAGCACAGAGGAACATTTAAACTGCAGGGAGGGAGGAGCCACCAGGATAACAGCTGCTACCGTCTGATGCTCTACACAGCCcatacagtacagggatggaaagaagactcccgttgcagagcagtttgatgcattcctggttttactacgagtttagtaataaaacacacctgagcttgttacctacacactgtggctaatcaagctcttagtaaaacctggaatgggtgaaattgctatgTAAAAGGAGTCTTCTTTCCAACCCTGCTGTAGTACAGCACAACATGCAAAACACTGGAAAATAACTAATTCTCAGCGTGGAAACTGACTTCCCTCCACGAGAAGAAACATGCGACCCAAGCATGTTTAGCAGATTACACGTTTACACTGAAGCAAAGCAGCACCTTTTGCTGCTAATACACAGAGTTACGGAATCACACAATTCAGCAACATCCTGGCACAATGCCACACCACAGGACTGGCTGTGTAAGCAGAATGTCAggctccctctgtgtgtgtgtgtgtgtgtccgtgtgtgtgtgtgtccgtgtgggtgtgtgtccgtgtgggtgtgtgtgggtgggtgtctctgtgggtgtgtgtctctgtacctgCGGATGCTCTGCGAGAGGGAGCTCTGTCTCTGGAAAGCACCGCGTCTCTCCTGGGCGTCGCTGTCAGACTGCCCCTCTCTTGACCCAGGGTGGCTTCCACTCTTCTTCAGAGACGGCCGGAGCAgctggaggggagagaggagcaCAAGTCAAAGGGAAGGAGCTGCACTGGGAGAAGGTTCACGGGACACAAAACCACTGAACTGCTGCAGCAGAGAAAGGGGACTCCCTCCACATTTGTTTTCAGGGTTGATACAGGCTTTGCATGCTCACCTTGCTGCTCCCCCCCTTGTCCTCCTCTGGTGGGGGGATGTTGATGACGAGGCTGGGCGGTTTCCTGGTCTGGAGGCGGCTGTCAGACTGGCTGCCCCCGTTCAGCTGCTCCTCGGAGGCCATCCTCGCAGGGAGACTCGGGTCCGAGCTGCAACACCAAGAGACAGAGGGAACATGAGAACACAAGAGAAGAGGCCATCCTCGCAGGGAGACTCGGGTCCGAGCTGCAACTCCAAGAGATAACCGGGGTCTTCAGAGCTGACCGAGTCTCATATTTATCTGTGCTCAGATCACCTCTCTGGCTGGTTTTCAAAAAAACACTTCACCACAGAAATATCAAAAGAAACTTCAAAGCAAATCCAACACCAAACAACTGGAATACAAGACTTTCTCAAGGCAGTACATTATAAAATGAAGTCACTTACCAGCAACGATGCTGTAAAAGCACAAATATCCCTGCAGAAAGCTTGAAGGAAGTGTTTGCCGGAAGCAATGACTCCTCTTTCTTTCTCTAGTCTGGGCTGGACAGACCGTGCTAAGCAGCAGCCTGGGACAGCAGGGTTCCACCCCTCTCAGTCAGTACAGATCAATACCCTGCCTCTTGCATCAGCATGGCAGCTCCACTGGAAACACAAACCTAATTACCTCAACCTTGGTACACATGCGAGTGAACTCCAAACTGGGGTTCACGTCTCAGACCCCCCGACAGCTGTCAAGAGCCCCAGTGGGACCTGGAACAAGATCCCAAACATCTGCCACTGTGCTCCGAACCAGGGAATAAAAACTACCCAGCAGCAAGAAACTCACAAGGTCCGAAAACTGGAATATCTTTAGGTAGCACTATTAATAAGGGTTGgattaataatacatgttttaaaagcatGGAAACGGACCATTATTCAAAGGA comes from the Acipenser ruthenus unplaced genomic scaffold, fAciRut3.2 maternal haplotype, whole genome shotgun sequence genome and includes:
- the LOC117423020 gene encoding inactive rhomboid protein 2-like, which gives rise to MASEEQLNGGSQSDSRLQTRKPPSLVINIPPPEEDKGGSSKLLRPSLKKSGSHPGSREGQSDSDAQERRGAFQRQSSLSQSIRRGTAQWFGVGSDCESKQQEWQRKSVRHCSQRYGKLKAQYRDLELPSQDGQESPAPCKLPKIVDPLARGRAFRYPDETDQPRTPHHTHPPQTPGVTSLSSFTSVRSGYARLPARKRESVAQMSFRAAASIFKGRPVLSSSLPKRSLPRRSFARPSWLEEDGVDAADTFDSSFFSKMDMHEEMCSMADDVFESPPLSASYVPPHPAPFGGDMQPGESLQPSLKDASKTPAVGGSPPRRGRRIASQVKHFAFDKKRRQYGLGVVGKWMNRTYRRSLSSTVQKQLEDFNSHRPYFTYWITFVHILVTLLAIGTYGIAPVGFAQHVSSDLVLRNKGVYESVKYIQQENFWIGPSSDSLIHLGAKFSPCIRRDEQIAALIEKAKERERGSGCCVQNDNSGCVQTLPEDCSETLASFEKWTEKTGPPMEGAEGVRSSGAVCHQDPRTCEEPASAVPHIWPDDITRWPICTYQGKNNHTGLKHMDCAIKGRPCCIGTKGRCDITTREYCTFMQGYFHEEATLCSQVHCLDKVCGLLPFLNPDFPDQFYRLWLSLFLHAGVIHLAVSVVFQMTVLRDLEKLAGWLRISIIYILSGITGNLASALFLPYRAEVGPAGSQFGLLACLFVELIQGWQILEKPWKAFCKLLGVVLFLFLCGLLPWIDNIAHIFGFLSGLLLSFAFLPYITFGTSDKYRKRALILLTLVAFLGLFSSLIIWFYIHPIHWHWLEHLTCLPFTSKFCEKYDIDHVLH